GCAAGCTGATCAAGTGAGTCTCACCAGTCAATGAGTTCCACCTGTCTCCCCGTTGTTTAgctataattattatttattcatttcatttatcccACTGTCACAACAGTGGTGACccaaatcattctcctctccaacattttatcatcacaaccaccctgtgcggtaggtaaGGTTGAGAATGTTTGACTGGCCCAGGAGTCACCCCATGAGCTTTCACAAcacaatggggattcaaacctgggtcttcctgatcctaaTCTGAAATTCTTAACAACTATACTGGCTTTTGTGAAGCTTGTGGAGAATCTACTGATTCCCTTCTGAATTAATTTCTTTGTAAAATTACTGGTGCTCCTAACTGTATTACTGGGGTATCACTGCATGCTAAACTGGGCCTTAGCTCCCTTGAAGGTCGGATTTGGGCTGCGAACTTTAGATTCTGGGTTAAGATTTATTTCTCCATGGAGTTGAAAGGATATTTACATCTTCTTCAAGCTGATTCTTACCAAACCCTGTGGAGTAAACAAGGCAAATGTCGTATCCAGTCTTTAGATAcctctctttctgacctaaaaAAGCATGGGTCATCGGCAgctctttcttccatcttgagctgcttgcaaaaactggattctggaagtactacaataagagcatgtagagcaggagtggggaaccttttttccgccaagggccacttggatatttataacatcattcgcaggccatacaaaattatcaacttaaaaattagccgaccaagccccaagaaggcagctgccctagatgacaccccccccaggcaaaggcaagcaggcaggcatccaaccagtggcgcactcacccacctggtgacacaggctggtctgttgcaccagctgggcgtagctgtccagccgcacgctggagttgttcctgctctgcatggttggggccggattctacagccggctcctgctacctccgcctgcaggggtgaaaagaagacacattggctaagaactcccccccccccacgagcagCTCCATtactaacgactcttctgcaaggggggaaaaaaggttctttttctctgcaaaacaaactcacatctgccatgaatagaggctattcctgaccgtgggagggggcggatcaccagtcttagatccttctgagcgagagatctgccaggacccacaaaggtccagaccaaatgattttgcgggccttaaacggcccccgggccttatgttccCCGACCCTGATGTAGagtgtgctcacctctataccaAGGTATTTgccacaatccctcccaatgtattttgattttatgaTAATCCCGCAATACAgacaattatttatgttggctagactgaatgccatcccatcaggggagttgATAGGTggtttaaatagggtaccattCTGAGAGAGTAtatcaatgtggttctggccaaatagatactcttcagcattccttgtttagctgtgacttgttcagcgaggctagagacagacGGATAATgacttttattcaggaatctgtctctaaactggataatctgagggttcttttagctgGGGCAGAAttcaatattacattggcagtcgccaaatttcttttccagtcaattaagatttttaaagatactaatttccttatggacAATTTAAAtagttcctttttcttcctttttatttggATTTCAGTGTGACATTggtcagggccaaattggccatgtgaacaatatcattaatgcATAataaactgcttttgtggatgaGAGGGGGAAGCTGCGGTAGAACAatagccaggcctgggtgagtcatgcacaTCATTTGATAGCAAGTTGACCAATGGCTGCTGCCAGACTAATAAATACTTCTCACAAAAACCAAAATAACCCTGGGAAAGGTACCTTCCCACCCCACTGACAGAAATCAATGTTTGAATGTTGTTGTAGATGCTTTACAACAGCCACCAAGAGCATCATTCAAAAAATTACAGGTGCTTCTTTTATCACTGAAGGCAGTCATCCCccaagttattttttttaattaagctttcagatttttctgcaaacctggggcttttttcagttttgtagaGAGATCTGTCTGGTCTGTGCACAGACCCAATCTTCAGATTTAAGTAACCACAGAATTTGACATGCTGATAAATTATAAATGTAATCTATAAATTATAGATTCACATGcacatatacctaaatatttcatggtcagttgtaacagcttgTTTGATTTTTGCTTAGGTTACCTACAGTTTCTATGGCCCATTGACAGATGAAACAAACCAGATTCCTTCCATCTACAAGATGGTCCCCAATGAAACCAACCAATTCAAGGGGATTCTCCAACTACTTCTTCATTTCCAGTGGACATGGGTTGGGATTGTTGCACTGAGTAGTAATAAAGGAGAAATGTTTGTGCAGATCTTGACATCCTTGCTGTCCCAGAATGGTATCTGTCCTGCCTTCATCCATTGGCTACCAACCTTGACTTCTCCTGAAGACATGAATGACATTTTCTACATGAAAAGGCCCAAAGAGTATTTGGCCCTTTTTCTAACCAAGATGGAAGTCAATATATTTACCATAAAGGCAGATACATATGCAATGTTTGTTTTGAAATGGTTTCTATATTTGGCACAAATGGAAGTTATGCCAGAAATAATCATGAGCAAGGTATGGATTTTGACAGCAGAGTGGGATTTCTCCTTTCAAACATTGGACAGGCTTTTGGATATTAAAGTTTTCCATGGTGCTTTGTCCTTTAATGTGAAGACCAATGAAATAGTCGGGTTCCAAAATTTCATTCACTTTGTAAGTTccaattggccagaagaagatgaCTTTATCAGGGTCTTCTGGGGGTCAGCATTTAACTGTCTGTTGTCAGATTCCAAACTGGATGGAGACATGGGCAGATGCACTGGGCAGGAGAAGCTTGAGAACCTTCTGGCTCCCTTTTTTGAGATGACCATGACTGCCCAGAGCTACAGCATCTACAACTCTGTCCTTGCTGTAGCACAAGCTTTGCATACCATGTACTCAGTGAAGCAAAAAGACATGTTAACATTAGTGGAAGTAGAGATAAAGGAGTCCTTCAGCCTACAACCTTGGCAGGTAATATTTTACATGTATAGCAATGTAGCAGTGATATGTAGCTGGTTAATAAAGAAACAAATCTAACCCTACTTATGCTCATGTTGACACATTTAACCTCTGACCCTTGGTAGCAATTGGAAAAGTTCAACCCCATTTGATATTGTCCATTTTGGCTTTGACCCAGGCAGTGGGAAGGACTTAAAGTGCAACTGATATGTGATTCGCAGGAACATCATCCAACAAGTGGAATTAATCTGTTTTTCTACCACACAGGATCAACCACTGTGGTGTTTTTGGTCACAGTGTTCCCAATTTCTCAGCAACTTGTTGCACAAGATTTGTGGTTCAGGGACGGATTTATGATTTTATATAAGTGTGGCTCTTGCTTGTGTGAGTCACTTCATTATCTAGGTTCATGCCTTTTAGGCAGGATGAATTTTTCTTTGTGGCCACTGGCAATCAGGGATGCAATGTGGGAAAGAGACAGTGGAAGAAGCTCTGATTGTATTTTTGGTTTTATCTATAAGAACCAGCAACATGCCTGTCATTCAAGACAGAGTGGCAAACTTTTTGCTTGCAAGTTTTTGGCATCTTGGCAGGACAGTAAATActtcgcggggggggggagataaagagGCTGTAGCTATACTTGTCACCCCTCGAGTCTTTATTCTCCCTAggagctcaaatgactaaactgacacTAATGACTTTAGTCAtatcatgagaaggcaagactgactggaaaagacaataatgctggggaAAACCTTGAAGGgggtaggaaaagaggaaaacccaaaatgagatggattgactccatcaaagaAACCATgggcttcagtttgcaagacctgagcaagggtgttaatgatagaacatttaaaggtaaaggtaaaggtcccctgtgcaagcaccgggtcattactgacccatggggtgatgccacatcctgacattttctaggcagactttgtgtacggggtggtttgccagtgccttccctgaaagaagaaaaagaagaagagttggtttttatttgccaattttctctaccacttaaggaagaatcaaaccggcttacaatcaccttcccttcccctccccacaacagacaccttgtgaggtagatggggctgacagagttcagagatctgtgattagcccaaggtcacccagctggcttcatgtggaggagtggggaaaccaaccagtttcaccattagagtccaccactcatatggcggagtggggaatcaaacctggttctccagattagagtctactgctcttaaccacactaccATGCTGCATCACCATACGTTtgaggtgacttgacagcacataacacacacagagacaacaTGTCAAGCAGTGCAGGGGACACAGGCAAAGGGTTCATCTGTACAAAATGAGCAAGAAACAGCCAGATTTTTAGACTTTGCCTTCTCCGTAACTGACAGCTCATTTGCTTCAGACTTCAGACACAGAGGCAAAAGTTGAGGCTTCTTTCTACACCTTTTCTATTTTTAGTGCTTTGCCATAGCCTGGAAAGAAAAGGCACACTGTCTCAAGGATCAGTGCTTGAACTTTGTGAAGGATCAAAAATACATCATTCAACCCTTCTGTCATCTAAATTTTTCATTTGCCTCTTCCCATACAGGTTCATCCTTTTTTGAGGAGCATCTCATTTAACAACACTGCTGGGGACTTCATTCAGTTTAATGAGAGAGGTGAACTAGAAACAAGATTTGACATTATCAACTGGGTCACTTTCCCCAACCAAAGTTTTCAAAGAGTGAAAGTAGGAGGGATGGATCCTCAGGCTTCACCAGGCACAGAGTTCACCATTAATGTGGAACTCATCAAATGGCACAGGGCATTTAATCAGGTAGGAGGAAATTTCAGATGTTtcttttttgtggggtggggggactaaaTGGAAAGCACTTACCCCTTTATAATCTCTGCCACGCTGCTGGGTAAAGTTCCATTGCATAGTATTATGGCTTGAGATCTCTCAAGATTTCCTCCACTTGTCCAgaatccctggcatttcctcTTTTAGGAATCACTGAAAGCAAACCAGGCTGTCTCCTGTACCTACCCAAGTGGCCTTTAACAAATGGGGGATGGAGCCAGGTTTAGCTCTTTTGatcaccttttcttccttccagtttaaaaacaaatctcCCTTCCCACTTTTTTCACTGAGCTCAGGCTGGTGGTTAATTAGGGCCTTCGTGATTGAGCTACCCTGCTACTTTCAGTGAAACTGGCAACTCATGAACTCCTAGCAGCGCTGAATGATACAACTTGATAGACTGCTTAAATTAGCTCTCAGACTTGCCTTGAGCTTGGTGCTTAGTCTATATTTCAAGGATCTAGTAGTTTTAtgactggataaatgtatgctccagtcaagccaaagaggtaaaaattttagacatcctaaatgactgtgccctcgaacagttagTCAAAGACaaaaccagaggggaggcggtcctggacttaatactctgtggtgctgccagcgacttagtgcaggatgtggatgtagctgagccagttggcaatgGTGAGCACAATGGtgtcaaatttaatttatatgtaagtggggaAGTAACAGGGGAATCTCACACAATTAGCATTGacttcaaaagagggaacttctctaaaatgagaaacctagtAAAtgggaagttgaaaagaacagtttggagggttaaatctctggaaaaggcttgggggttactgaAGTCTGCATTACTAGAGgttcagctagattgtataccacaggtcaggaaaggtggtaaaaAGTCCaaaaggtcaccaccatggctagcaggtaaggtgaaggaaacaATTAGAGAGAGAAAAGGTCTCTCGGAAGGTTTGGTACCATCTACCATAGAATCCCTTTTGGACAACTTAGCTGAGATAGCACTGTAAGGCACCTTGGTGAAACTCAGCCAGGCATTCTAGCATCCAGAGCCCAGCAACATAGTGCATGAGCTACAGGACCAGTTTTATTAGTAATTTCAGGGGGTGATATGGATGCTTGTAGACTAACAATGTCTACATTGCAAACTCCACCCAAGTTTCAGGAATCATCTAACCTGGCTTTAGATCATGAGAGGTGAGATGAATTTAGCCACAGGCTCTGTAAAACCCTGGATTACAAACTTCCTGCTCAGTCTGCACATCTTAACAATCAGCAGACAGATCAGGCCCAGACAGAGCTAACTTGCTTGCCCATCCCTACTCTCCCTATCACCTTTGACATCTTATGGGACTCCTCTGAGAATTGACCATTGTCTGTTTTTGAACTAGCCCCTTGCCCCATGGATTGGACTCTGGTACCCACACAGTGAGTTGGACAATGATTTTAAGTGTTCCAATTTTTCAAGGTGGATAAATTTAGAAAATGGTAATAGAGGGTTAGTAATGTGACCCTTCGGGCCTTTGAGGATCTGCATCTCTGTCCCATACGATTTCATATTTATGGGAAAGTGCTGGGAGAGGTTGCTTGGAAATGTGAAATAtctcatcaatatgctgatgacaaaAATATATCTGACTTTTCCATTTACCGGTAATTCCAGAATAGTGTATGTGTATACCTTAAATCAATGGTTAGGGATGGTGAAGGGCTGGATGTGAGCAAACAAACTGGAACTTAATTCAGACAAGATAGCAGTATTGTTGACTGAATGTAGAGCTGAAACTACAATTGAATTTAAATCCTGGTGCACTCCATTCACAATGTATGAGATTCTGATCACATCCCTACATTCTGTCATTTCCAGTCAACATTCTTTTGATTACATGTGACAGAGCAAATCAGagataaatgcagtaaatatgtTACCATCTCCTTATAAAGGTTCAGCCGCTTTCTGTGTGTAACGACAACTGCCATCCAGGTTACAGtagaagaaagaaggaggaggctgCGTTCTGTTGCTATGATTGTACCCCGTGCCCAGAAAGAAAGATTTCAGACAAGAAGGGTAGGATATACAACAAtgcaatacaatacctttattggcatcttcaGATAATAAAACATGCcaaacagctggcaaaaagagGTTAAAATCATTCTTATTTTTCATTAATAGTGATAGTTTATCGACTAAAATTAGAGTTTTGTAAGCTCTCTTGAACTGGGTGATTTTTGGAGATTCTCTCTGTGTgagggctgtagctaaaaaggaggtTACTAAAGCAGTGAGGTTCCTGTCCTAATCGGCTAAAGGGAGGCGAGTCAGATCCCTTTTTGGTCTTATACGCTGAggatctggcagatggctgagcATTAAATGGGGGTaggatatacacacacacaaagaaggaaAGTGGGGGACATTTAAGAtatttaagagccagtgtggtgtagtggttggcatTGTACAGGAATGGGACTTAATTTTCATTCCTGTTAAGGATCATTTGGTCCTCTTTAAGAAGAATACTTGTATTCTTCAGCACTGCGGTGCCCAAAATCAATCCAGCCCATGTGGTCTCTGTCTTTTATCCTGTGTGTTGGGTCAAAACTCTGTAATCCCATTGCAGAGACCTTTTCAggagtggcatagtggttaagagtggcagactcttatctcgagatccgggtttgatttcctgctcctgtacatgagtggcagactccaatctggattCGATTCCtgacatgcagcctgctgggtgaccttgggctagtcacagtactctcagaactctcatcTTCACGTATCTCACaacttgtctgttgtggggagaggaagggaaggtgattgtaagccactttgacaatCCTTttagtggagaaaagcagggtataaaaaacaactcttctggcactttcacacagcccaaataatgcactttcaatccactttcagtgcaccttaacattGTTTGGAAGTGGATTTTgctagttcacacagtaaaatccaccttcaaagtgcattgaaagtggattgaaagtgcattatttggcctgTGTGTAAgtgcccttcttcttcttctaaataagaTGGGCTTGAACCACCCAGCTATTTTTCTCAgttttgccccagttcctctccTTATATGACCTCTTCCCCTCATGGCTTTTGTCTGTGCAaatcccatgattcccagcacagACTTTTTGATGTTgtctttttcatcagcagaaaagctggctggattccaCACTATGCCAGGctataaaacattttaagagAGCATAAAATATACTTGACTGCTTGATCACACTTTTTTCATGTAACATTTTTCttataacatttttcaaaatGTTACATGATTAATGAAGAAATtgggttttaagggaaaacatataaggcactcacatggacacatgaagctgccttatattgaatcagacctttggtccatcaaagccagtattgcctttgcagactggcagcagctttccagggtctcaggcagaggtctgcctGGTCCCatattaactggagatggtggggattgaacctgggaccttctgcatgccaagcagatgctctagcactgagccacagtccctccccattttGGAACATTAGAATAGGATAGGATCAGTGTTTCTATTGTTTAAAAAAGTCTGGGACTCATATATAAGATTGCtctaatttccaccaattcccccctcaggacttggggAGCCTCCCATAAAGGTGCTGGTACTTCGTACTAATGGGGaccaccacccacacacacaaagccctggATAGACTAGAATAAACTAGCCAGTACTGAACCAGTGCACATAGTACAGCGGAGTTTGTGACTTAAGAATATTCAGCTATGGTCTAAAGCATACAGAGGTAAAGATCTAACCCTCTCTCCATTAGTCTAAAATACTGTATCACAATGCATTCTACTGTCAACATAAATATGACAGCACATAAGTTCCCTACACAAGTGTATAACTGCACTCCAATAAGACGACAGATTTTAATCACAGTCCCATTctcaatgggcagcccattcctgagcctttcgacGGCCAGGGACTGTGTGGCTGAGGCGCCACTGCGGAGCCTCCAAAGAGGCTGcccaaaagctttaaaaagccttttttaattcTAAAActcaaaaatggggcattttccccaatGAGAACCGTGAGGCTGGGGCTTTGGAAGCtaactaatgtcagctccgcccccgggaacTCTCCTCCCCCACACTGGTGCTGCAttgtctcttctgggatttaggtcccagaaaCACTGTGCCTCTGTGGGAGCAGCGTACAGCTCCGCAGCACCCAGGCACCCAgcgtgcctcttatcatggaataagaggcacttatgctggtggcggagTCATGCCACCATAGCAGTTTTGGCCCTCCACCTCAGAAATGGGCTCAAAGCATAAACCATGAGTAATATGGTTGGGCCATTAATGGAGCTATTAAACCAAAGAGCTGGATAAAGGGAGCATTTGGGTGTCTCCTTGAGTCCACTAAGGACACTAAACTTCTCCAAGCAGCTCCAATAAAGATCAGTAAAGTTTCTCAGTGAATTTGATTTCTCTACTATCATAGGTAGTCTTTAAATGTTTTGAGGATAGGCATTTTTCTTGTACTCGATACAGGATAAGACCTATGTGATGACAAATGCAATATGTATGAGATGATGTAGCTGAGTCTTTTCTTTTTATCAGACATGGATGACTGTGTcgaatgcccagaagatgagtaCCCAAACAAGGACCACAATCGATGTATTCCTAAGTTTCTAAACTTCTTATCCTATAATGAGCCTTTGGGGATCACTGTAGTTCTTCTGGTTCTCTTTTGTTCTCTGATCACAGCCCTGGTACTTGGAATCTTCGTTAAACACCGGAACACCCCCATTGTCAAAGCAAACAATCGGGATCTAACCTACTGTCTACTTTTCTCCCTCCTGATTTCCTTCCTTTGCTCCTTGCTGTTCATTGGCCGGCCTCAGACAGTGACTTGCCTTCTCCGCCAAACAtcttttggcatcatcttctcagtggctgtttcttctcTGTTGGCAAAAACTGTCACTGTGGTTCTAGCTTTCATGGCCACTAAACCAGGAAGCCAgatgaggaaatgggtggggaaccAACTGGCATGCTCAATTGTTCTTTCTTGCTCCACTGTTCAAGTGGTGATATGTATTCTTTGGCTCTACATAGCTCCTCCATTCCCTGGACTGGATTCAAAGTCCATGACTGAAGAAATTGTACTGGAATGTGATGAAGGGTCTGTTGCCATGTTTTACTGTGTTTTGGGCTACATGGGATTCTTGGCTGTTGTCACCTTTGCTGTGGCTTTTTTTGCTCGCAAGTTGCCCAACACATTTAATGAAACCAAgttcatcactttcagcatgttggtgttttgcagtgtttggttaTCCTTTGTACCAACTTACCTAAGTACGAAAGGCAAACATATggtagctgtggagatcttctctatcttagcTTCCAGTGCTGGATTACTTGGTTGTATCTTTTCCCCCAAGCTCTTTATAATTATTCTGAGACCTGAGTTGAACAGCAAGGATCAGCTACTAATGAGAAATAAGTAGAAACTGAAGCATTTGGAATTCCCACAGTTATGTCTGGAATGATGAAAGGGAACTGAAAGTTAATGtaaaaaaggaataaaacatATTCAGATATTCTCCTGATCCCATTCCAActcaagtgttgttgtttttacattgcATTTTACACTGGGCAAATAATTAGGAAAATATATTttagctgtggagatcttctctatcttagcTTCCAGTGCTGGATTATTTGTTTgtatctttccccccaaactctatatAATTATTCTGAGACCCAAGTTGAACATCAAGGAGCATCTACTAATGAGAAATAAGTAGAAATGGAAGCATTTGGAATTCCCACAGGTACGTCGGGAATGAAGAAAGGGAACTGAAAGTTAATATAAGAAAGGAATAAAACATATTCAGATACCGGTATTCTCATAATTCCATTCCAACTCaagtattgttgttttattttatttttacatttcatGTTAAACTGggcaaataattattttattgtatcgTTAGCAGTTCTACACTGCTTTACTGCCAACCCTGTAGTTACTGTACTTGTGATATTTAACAGTAGTTTGAGTAATGAATAAGGACTCTTTCCTTCTGTTTAAAAGAATATACAACATATTAATCAATCAGGAATATAAAACTGCATCATCATTAAAGATAATATGGGAAGGGGAGCTACAAGTGAATTTGCTGCTACCACAGCAGCTTCTCTCCTTGTGCTCTATTGtatggaggagaaggaggcagaTCGACACATGCACCATTGTGCTTGATATGAGAATGATAGCGCCAGCACCCTTTTCCATCCACCTAACCTCTTCCTCTTACATATGTGCAGAAAATTCATCTTCTTATGCAGATTTTCAAACTTCTCTCAGGAACGTGGCT
This genomic window from Euleptes europaea isolate rEulEur1 chromosome 18, rEulEur1.hap1, whole genome shotgun sequence contains:
- the LOC130490630 gene encoding vomeronasal type-2 receptor 26-like is translated as MCSMSHPFHIPYEYYQEGDLIVGGMTSQLFVYFEALSFAEHPKTKLTGEPFATLKNYQHVLALAFAVKEVNDNSKILPNISLGFHIYDSYSNAKLTYQNILNFLCPSKKMIPNYSSNNKRNLMAVIGGLDSETSLHIANIINIYKIPQVTYSFYGPLTDETNQIPSIYKMVPNETNQFKGILQLLLHFQWTWVGIVALSSNKGEMFVQILTSLLSQNGICPAFIHWLPTLTSPEDMNDIFYMKRPKEYLALFLTKMEVNIFTIKADTYAMFVLKWFLYLAQMEVMPEIIMSKVWILTAEWDFSFQTLDRLLDIKVFHGALSFNVKTNEIVGFQNFIHFVSSNWPEEDDFIRVFWGSAFNCLLSDSKLDGDMGRCTGQEKLENLLAPFFEMTMTAQSYSIYNSVLAVAQALHTMYSVKQKDMLTLVEVEIKESFSLQPWQVHPFLRSISFNNTAGDFIQFNERGELETRFDIINWVTFPNQSFQRVKVGGMDPQASPGTEFTINVELIKWHRAFNQVQPLSVCNDNCHPGYSRRKKEEAAFCCYDCTPCPERKISDKKDMDDCVECPEDEYPNKDHNRCIPKFLNFLSYNEPLGITVVLLVLFCSLITALVLGIFVKHRNTPIVKANNRDLTYCLLFSLLISFLCSLLFIGRPQTVTCLLRQTSFGIIFSVAVSSLLAKTVTVVLAFMATKPGSQMRKWVGNQLACSIVLSCSTVQVVICILWLYIAPPFPGLDSKSMTEEIVLECDEGSVAMFYCVLGYMGFLAVVTFAVAFFARKLPNTFNETKFITFSMLVFCSVWLSFVPTYLSTKGKHMVAVEIFSILASSAGLLGCIFSPKLFIIILRPELNSKDQLLMRNK